A single Candoia aspera isolate rCanAsp1 chromosome 7, rCanAsp1.hap2, whole genome shotgun sequence DNA region contains:
- the TCF20 gene encoding transcription factor 20 isoform X2, with amino-acid sequence MQSFREQSSYHGNQQNYPQEVHGASRLEEFSTRQQAQMFQSFGGGGSASGRREATGNSASMGSESSGHQSYQGFRKEAGEFYYMASGKDPVAGGGQQLPQRRPSGPVQSYGPPQGSSFGSQYGSESHVSQFQTQHSSLSGVTHYQQDYTGPFSPGTAQYQQQTSSQQQQQVQQMRQQLYQSHQPLPQASNQSASSTSHLQSIQRPSTLPSSTSSYQLRIGQYSQHYQPPVSSSSSFPSQRFGQSGQNYDGNYTVNAGSQYEGHAVGTSAQAYGTQSNYNFQTQPMKNFEQSKLAQGSQQAQGQGQSQSQQQAPSQHVMQYSNTASKLSLQSQVGQYNQAEVPVRSPMQFHQNFSPISNPSPAASVVQSPSCSSTPSPLMPSGETLQCGQSNIPGASRNRILQMMPQLSPTPSMMPSPGAQGGGFKGFGLEGLQEKRLTDPGLSSLSALSSQVANLPNTVQHMLLSDALVPQKKSSKKSSKKTESCTNSEGSSQAEEQLKSPLAESIDGGCSSSSEDQGERVRQLSGQSTSSDTTYKGGNLEKSQSSPAPPSQNEPPKVTNSSAVEEEASPPDGKEALISVEAPPKINEKAVGVIVSREAMSGRVEKSSGQDKSQQEDASAGAQALPSATAMKETGLVGTQQEPQGGNKGSRTGDSSTNHNGDGNNPLGHAAISSSFSSRTEPSKSPGSLRYSFKDSIAVSMQRNAGTFSQYPSGQDKGEFSVHSERKGRNEKFPSLLQEVLQGYHHHPDRRYSRNAQDQHGMSGSLESSMRPNVLVNQTNELSNRGLLNKSIGSLMEGSHWGPWDRKLSGTAAEMKQINLVDYPMPRKFELDSTAHEGGGVSERRSVICDISPLRQIARDPGSHSGGHMSTDGRSGRSDRLTSGLNQSVILPGGLVAIEAKLKSHSGQIKEEDFEQSKTSVNINNKKSGDHCHHASFKHESYRGNASPGAATLDSASDYLLQQDSRTAQLRRGPSRIGSSREGMRGKSPSQFHDLADKLKMSPGRNRGPGTDLHQMNPHMVLSDRVNRSSLHTSFPSNSESSSLASAYHSNSRSHVYGDPNQGLNSQYHYKRQLYHQQQEDYKDWSSSSAQGVIAAAQHRQETARKSPRQQQFLDRVRSPLKNDKDGMLYFHSGSYHDAGCQETSRCLLGSESTLQNKCVEIKHMNQKIQQHDSGWDLSRQITPGKNSGSLGTTSQKRFVSQDSDTHRRDDVGDVLKSANTMVRIPGQEDQSPQNPLIMRRRVRSFISPIPSKRQLQEMKTSGTDDKGRLLPSSKDGVDKTLNSYAHSSQNQGVSRSFSKGESSRNLPSPDDRNCSGVSITSPAKTKILPPRKGRGLKLEAIVQKITSPSVRRSASSNCTETGADAVTLDDILSLKSGCPDSGNGANHEIEAENIKEEVVLDRESQELTNEISQTISSEEWHDGDERVKKEVSEHAIVGKDGSVPVLIPAPSQKSVGQVRTDGSVSFSESKLIPPSNILAPETNSKPEEKDGDSIIMTPKPDPFPPKGYFPSGKKKGRPIGSVNKQKKQQQLPLPLVPEVTQLLEEAVGGEPKPKRQRRERRKTTAQPRKRKPRRAAPIVEPQEPEIKLKYAIQSFDKTDTRNKSFFPYIHVVNKCELGAVCTIINAEEEEQNKLMRGRKGQRSSTPPPSNAESKVLPASSFMLQGPVVTESSVMGHLVCCLCGKWASYRNMGDLFGPFYPQDYAATLPKNPPPKKATEMQNKVKVRHKSVSNGSKTDTEEEEEAQQQKEQRSLAAHPRFKRRHRSEDCAGTSRSLSRGSACKKATTESGSVGENTPLDSKPLIPTSEGGPELELQIPELPLDSNEFWVHEGCILWANGIYLVCGRLYGLQEAVEIAKEMKCSHCQEPGATLGCYNKGCSFRYHYPCAIDADCLLNEDNFSVRCPKHKVRLLR; translated from the exons ATGCAGTCCTTTCGAGAGCAGAGCAGTTACCACGGAAACCAACAGAACTACCCGCAGGAAGTACATGGTGCATCCCGGCTAGAGGAATTTAGCACTCGCCAGCAAGCTCAGATGTTTCAGAGCTTTGGAGGAGGTGGCAGCGCTAGTGGGCGCCGTGAAGCAACAGGAAACTCTGCATCTATGGGTAGTGAGAGCTCTGGACATCAGAGCtaccaaggtttcagaaaagaagcaggagaatTCTATTATATGGCTTCTGGTAAGGATCCAGTAGCAGGAGGAGGACAACAGCTTCCTCAGCGTAGGCCTTCTGGACCAGTACAGAGCTATGGACCACCCCAAGGGAGCAGCTTTGGAAGTCAGTATGGAAGTGAAAGTCATGTGAGCCAGTTTCAAACACAACACTCATCACTTAGTGGGGTAACACATTATCAGCAGGACTATACTGGTCCTTTTTCCCCTGGCACTGCTCAGTACCAGCAGCAGACTTCTagccaacaacagcaacaagtgCAGCAAATGAGGCAGCAGCTCTATCAGTCTCATCAGCCTTTACCACAGGCCTCTAACCAATCTGCCTCTAGCACCTCTCATTTGCAGTCAATTCAACGTCCTTCAACTCTGCCTTCATCTACTTCTAGCTATCAGTTACGAATAGGTCAGTATAGCCAGCACTATCAGCCTcctgtttcttcctcttcttcatttcCTTCTCAGCGGTTTGGTCAGTCTGGACAGAACTATGATGGTAATTATACTGTGAATGCTGGGTCACAGTATGAAGGACATGCTGTTGGTACAAGTGCACAAGCTTATGGGACTCAATCAAATTACAACTTTCAGACACAGCCAATGAAAAACTTTGAGCAGTCAAAGTTGGCCCAAGGAAGTCAACAGGCACAAGGACAGGGACAATCGCAATCACAACAGCAGGCTCCTTCACAACATGTAATGCAGTATTCAAATACTGCTTCCAAGCTGTCTCTTCAAAGTCAAGTGGGGCAGTACAATCAAGCTGAGGTCCCTGTAAGATCACCAATGCAGTTCCATCAGAATTTTAGTCCTATATCTAACCCTTCACCAGCTGCCTCTGTGGTTCAGTCTCCAAGCTGCAGTTCCACACCATCTCCTCTCATGCCAAGTGGTGAGACTCTTCAGTGTGGACAAAGCAACATTCCGGGAGCATCTAGAAATCGCATTTTACAAATGATGCCACAGCTTAGTCCAACACCATCCATGATGCCAAGCCCTGGTGCTCAGGGTGGAGGATTCAAAGGATTTGGGCTTGAAGGCTTGCAGGAAAAAAGACTTACAGATCCAGGACTAAGCAGTCTTAGTGCCCTGAGTAGTCAAGTAGCTAATCTTCCCAATACAGTTCAGCACATGTTACTCTCAGACGCTTTGGTGCCTCAGAAGAAAAGCTCAAAAAAATCATCAAAAAAGACAGAGAGCTGCACAAACTCAGAAGGCTCCTCCCAGGCAGAAGAACAGCTTAAGTCTCCACTAGCAGAGTCCATTGATGGCGGCTGTTCCAGTAGTTCAGAGGATCAAGGAGAAAGGGTGAGACAATTGAGTGGTCAGAGCACCAGTTCTGACACCACTTACAAGGGGGGTAATTTAGAGAAATCCCAGTCATCGCCAGCACCGCCATCTCAGAATGAACCTCCAAAAGTCACTAACAGCTCTGCAGTTGAGGAAGAAGCCTCTCCTCCTGATGGAAAAGAAGCCTTGATTTCTGTGGAGGCCCCCCCAAAGATCAATGAAAAGGCAGTTGGTGTGATAGTTTCCAGAGAAGCTATGTCAGGAAGAGTAGAAAAGTCAAGTGGACAGGATAAATCTCAACAAGAGGATGCTTCTGCAGGTGCTCAAGCACTGCCTTCTGCCACTGCAATGAAAGAGACTGGTCTTGTAGGAACACAGCAAGAGCCACAAGGAGGAAATAAAGGAAGCAGAACTGGAGACAGCAGCACTAATCACAATGGAGATGGAAACAATCCACTTGGTCATGCTGCTATTAGCTCTAGTTTTTCAAGTAGAACAGAGCCTTCTAAATCCCCTGGTAGCTTGAGATACAGCTTCAAAGACAGTATTGCGGTTAGTATGCAAAGAAATGCTGGCACCTTTTCACAGTATCCTTCAGGTCAGGATAAAGGCGAGTTTTCAGTGCATAGCGAGCGAAAGGGCAGGAATGAGAAATTTCCTAGTCTGTTGCAGGAAGTCCTGCAAGGCTATCACCATCATCCTGACAGGAGATATTCTAGAAACGCCCAAGATCAGCATGGAATGAGTGGAAGTTTAGAAAGTAGCATGAGACCCAATGTTCTGGTTAATCAAACAAATGAACTAAGTAATAGAGGCCTTTTAAATAAAAGTATTGGATCTCTCATGGAAGGTTCACATTGGGGACCCTGGGATAGAAAATTAAGTGGCACTGCAGCCGAGATGAAACAGATAAATTTGGTAGACTATCCTATGCCTAGAAAGTTTGAGTTAGATTCTACAGCTCATGAAGGTGGGGGAGTCTCTGAGAGAAGATCAGTTATTTGTGATATATCACCTTTGAGGCAGATTGCTAGAGATCCTGGGTCACATTCTGGAGGGCATATGAGTACTGatggcagaagtggaagaagtgACCGTCTGACTTCTGGTTTAAATCAGTCAGTCATCCTCCCTGGTGGCCTGGTAGCCATAGAAGCCAAGCTAAAATCTCACAGTGGGCAGATTAAGGAGGAGGATTTTGAACAATCTAAGACCTCTGtcaacatcaacaacaaaaaatcaggaGATCATTGTCACCATGCCAGTTTTAAACATGAATCTTATCGAGGGAATGCTAGCCCTGGAGCTGCAACACTTGATTCTGCATCAGACTACCTGCTACAGCAGGATAGCCGAACAGCGCAGTTGAGGCGAGGACCTAGCAGAATAGGAAGCAGCCGGGAGGGAATGAGAGGTAAATCTCCATCTCAATTTCATGATCTGGCAGATAAATTAAAGATGTCACCTGGTAGAAACAGAGGTCCAGGGACAGATCTTCACCAAATGAATCCACATATGGTGCTTTCTGACAGGGTCAACCGGAGTTCCTTACATACTTCTTTCCCTTCAAATTCTGAAAGTTCATCACTGGCTTCAGCATATCACAGTAATTCCCGATCCCATGTTTATGGAGATCCTAATCAAGGATTGAATTCCCAGTACCACTACAAAAGACAGCTATACCATCAACAACAAGAAGATTACAAAGACTGGAGTAGCAGCTCTGCTCAGGGTGTGATTGCAGCAGCTCAGCATAGGCAGGAAACAGCTAGAAAGAGCCCAAGACAGCAACAATTCTTAGATAGGGTAAGGAGtcctttaaaaaatgacaaggaTGGAATGCTGTATTTCCATTCTGGTTCTTACCATGATGCAGGATGCCAAGAAACCAGCCGTTGTTTGTTGGGGAGTGAAAGCACTCTTCAGAATAAGTGTGTGGAAATTAAACACATGAATCAAAAGATTCAGCAACATGATTCAGGTTGGGATCTCTCCCGTCAGATAACTCCTGGAAAGAACAGTGGCTCTCTAGGGACAACTAGTCAGAAGAGATTTGTTTCACAAGATAGTGATACACATAGGCGTGATGATGTTGGTGATGTACTTAAATCTGCTAATACCATGGTAAGAATTCCTGGCCAAGAAGATCAGTCTCCTCAAAATCCTTTAATAATGAGAAGGCGGGTCCGCTCATTCATTTCTCCTATTCCAAGCAAGAGGCAGTTGCAGGAAATGAAGACTAGTGGCACTGATGACAAAGGACGCCTACTCCCTTCATCAAAGGACGGAGTTGATAAAACACTCAATTCTTATGCCCATTCCTCTCAAAACCAAGGTGTTAGTAGGTCATTCTCAAAAGGAGAATCCTCTAGGAATCTTCCAAGTCCTGACGATAGAAACTGCTCTGGTGTTTCCATCACAAGCCCAGCTAAAACAAAAATCCTTCCTCCACGAAAGGGTCGTGGATTAAAGTTGGAAGCTATTGTTCAAAAAATCACCTCTCCCAGTGTTAGGAGGAGTGCATCTTCAAATTGTACTGAGACTGGTGCAGATGCAGTCACTCTTGATGACATTCTGTCTCTGAAGAGTGGCTGTCCAGATAGTGGGAATGGGGCCAATCATGAAATAGAAGcagaaaatataaaagaagaagTTGTGTTAGACCGAGAAAGTCAAGAACTGACCAATGAAATTTCTCAGACAATATCTTCTGAAGAATGGCATGATGGAGATGAACGAGTGAAAAAAGAAGTTTCTGAACATGCCATTGTTGGCAAGGATGGTTCAGTGCCTGTCTTGATTCCAGCACCTTCACAGAAATCTGTTGGTCAAGTAAGAACAGATGGATCTGTAAGTTTTTCTGAATCAAAATTAATTCCCCCATCCAATATTTTGGCTCCTGAAACAAATTCAAAGCCTGAAGAAAAAGATGGAGATTCGATTATTATGACACCCAAGCCAGATCCCTTTCCTCCAAAGGGATATTTTCCTTCTGGTAAGAAGAAAGGAAGACCTATTGGTAGTGTAAACAAGCAAAAGAAGCAGCAACAATTGCCACTTCCATTAGTGCCAGAAGTGACGCAGCTATTAGAGGAGGCAGTAGGTGGTGAACCGAAACCCAAGAGGCAGcgaagggagaggaggaaaactaCAGCACAACCACGAAAGCGGAAACCAAGACGAGCTGCTCCCATTGTGGAGCCTCAAGAACCAGAAATCAAACTAAAATACGCTATTCAATCTTTTGATAAAACTGATACTAGAAATAAATCTTTTTTCCCCTATATTCATGTGGTAAACAAGTGTGAGCTAGGTGCTGTGTGCACAATAATtaatgcagaagaagaagagcagAATAAACTGATGAGGGGTCGAAAAGGGCAGAGGTCATCAACGCCACCTCCCAGCAATGCTGAGAGTAAAGTACTGCCTGCTTCCTCTTTTATGCTACAGGGTCCTGTTGTAACAGAGTCATCTGTTATGGGCCATCTTGTCTGTTGCCTTTGTGGCAAATGGGCCAGCTATCGCAACATGGGTGATCTCTTTGGACCTTTCTATCCACAAGATTATGCAGCCACACTGCCTAAGAACCCGCCTCCTAAGAAGGCCACAGAGATGCAAAACAAGGTCAAAGTACGACATAAAAGTGTTTCTAATGGTTCCAAGACTGacacagaggaagaagaagaggcgCAACAGCAAAAAGAACAGAGAAGCCTGGCTGCCCACCCGCGTTTTAAAAGACGACATCGCTCTGAGGACTGTGCTGGGACTTCTCGGTCACTTTCAAGAGGCAGTGCTTGTAAGAAAGCAACCACTGAGAGTGGCAGTGTTGGTGAAAATACTCCTTTGGACTCTAAACCCCTCATACCTACTTCTGAAGGTGGTCCTGAGTTGGAGTTACAAATTCCTGAACTACCTCTTGACAGCAATGAATTTTGGGTCCATGAGGGCTGTATTCTCTGGGCCAATGGGATTTACCTAGTCTGTGGCAGGCTTTATGGGCTGCAAGAAGCTGTAGAAATAGCTAAAGAGATG aaatgttctCATTGCCAGGAACCAGGAGCCACCTTAGGCTGCTACAACAAAGGCTGCTCCTTCCGGTATCATTATCCATGTGCCATTGATGCAg ATTGTTTACTAAATGAAGATAATTTCTCAGTGAGGTGCCCTAAGCACAAG